The nucleotide sequence TGTTACGGGGTTAGATGTTTCTTGGGTTGTACAACCGAGACCGACCATTAAACTCACGTAGAAGATTAACAGACAGTTTTTTAAGTGTTGAATTTTCATTTTTGTATGTGCTGTTCCAGCTATGTCGTCTCAACTGCTTGATTACAATAAACGCTATTTTGACGTGTTTGTTGCAACTTGCGAAAATTTTCATCAAAAATTTGGATAAGAAGATGACAACGCTTCAGAGTCTTGGATCAACTGCTTCACTTTCGAGTGCCAAAATTCCGAAAACGCACTCATGAACATAGGACATCGGTTCACGACGAACGAAACGCTCAAGTGCCTCAACACCCAATGCGAATTCTCGAAGTGCAAGGGAACGTTTGTGAGAAAGTCCGCGTGAACGGAGCCGTTCTAAGTTTTGAGGTAATGTATATTCAGGTCCATAGATTATTCGGAGATACTCACGACCTCGGCATTTTACAGCGGGTTGTATCAATCCTCGCTTGCTCTGAGCGATAAAATCCAGAGGCTTGATGACTGTGCCTTCACCGCCCTGTTCAGTGAGTTTTTCCCACCGATGGATTGCTTCAGTTTGGCTTGTGTCGTTAGTCAGATCAACCATTCCATAAGAAGTTGCGAACAAGAGGTCGTCCTCAGAACTTCGGCAGAGTTTGCTAAGCATTTCCATGTGCCACAGATGGTCTTTGTCAAAGTATACTGTCCCCTCTGTTGCAAGTAGGTGGAATGGGGCGAGTTTTAGATCGGCAATAGATTGGACCTGCCAACAGTATTGCTGATAAGCCTTAACGTATCCCGCCACTGCATCTGCGCGTTGACGATAGTCATTCAACATAGAATCTACGTCAACGCCTCGTTCGGCAGCGGTTTCCAAGGAGGCAACCGCTTCTCCCAAGGCGACACGCGCCGATGTCCCCACCGGGGCATACTGTTGTCGTAACAGCTCCTGCGCCTTGACCGACCAAGGCATTAGTTCACAGTCAAGACAGATCCAATCCGTATTGAGGACCTCCCAATAATTCACTTTATCTACTGCCGTTTTCACCTGTCTCAACAGTTCGGTTTCAATCGCGACATCATCAAAGAAACGCCTGCCGGTTCGTGTGTAACAGATGCCAAACGTCTCATCTGCGATACCAAACCGCTTTTTCGCGGTTTCTGGATCCTTGCAAACGATAACGACAGCGCGGGACCCCATGTGTTTCTCTTCCCAGATGACGTTGGATACACCCTGTTTGCGATAATACGTGAACGCCTCGGTTGGATGTTCAAGCAAGCTCGGAATATTTGTCGTTTCGGTTGGGGACATTGTCGGTGGAAGGTATATAAGCCATTTCGGGTCTACAGCGAAACGGCTGATAACCTCCAGCGCAGTTATAGTATTCTCTTCACGGATTGTTACGTTATTATGTAACCGCGTGCTGATAATTCGTTTCCCCAGTACATCATCGATGTCTAAAATATCACCAGAGTGCTGCGTTTCGGCAGTACGAAGTCGGGAATCGGAGTTCCCTCCTACAAGAAGTGGTTTTGTCGGTTCATAATAGGTCTGACGTGCAGGAATAGACACGAGTTCTCTTTCAGGATATCGCAACGCTGTCAGTTTGCCACCGAAAACACATCCGGTATCAATGTTGATTGTGCGGTTTACCCATTGTAGCTCGGCGACAGGCGTGTGCCCATAGACGACCATCGCAGTGCCGCGATACTCATCAGCCCAATCGACCCGAATAGGCAAACCGAAGTCATCGGTCTCTCCGGTTGTTTCTCCATACAGTGCGAATTCCCGTACACGCCCCGATGCCCTGCCTTGTAATTCCGCCTTCATTCCAGCGTGCGCGACCACCAACTTCCCGTTGTCAAGGACGTAGTGGCTCACCAAACTATCCAAGAATTCTACGATTTGCGTCTTGAATTCGGTTGATTCTTTCTCCAATTGAGAGAGCGATTCCGCCAACCCGTGTGTCGGATTTACGTTTTTGCCGCGAAGCGCGCGAACCAGTTTTACGTCGTGATTCCCGGGCACGCAGATAGCCGTGCCAGATTTTTGCATCCCCATAACCAAGCGTAATACTTCGGCGACTTTTGGACCCCGGTCAACAAAATCCCCGACGAAAATTGCTTTCCTACCTTGTGGTGGCTGAACAACGGTTTCACCTTCTGGCTGCGTTGAGATTTCATAACCGAGTTCTGTGAGCAATTCAACAAGCTCATCAAAACAACCGTGAATATCACCTATGATGTCAAAGGGTCCCTGGTCGTCTGTGCGGTTTACCCACAATGGCTGTCGCTCCACGCAGGCGGCTTTAACCGCTTCCGGCGTGGACATGACATAGGTGAAGTGTCGAAAACCCTCGCGTTTGAGATTACGCAGTGAGCGGCGAAGTTGCTGGCTCTGCTGACGGACGACATGCGGTTTTAAATCTCGGTCAGGACGTGCCTCATTTCTTTCCTGACAGAGTTTTGTCGGCATGTTAAACACAATCGCAACGGTTAGATAGTGGTATTCGCGCGCCAGGGCAACTAAAGGTTTCCGCGCTTCAACCTGGACGTTTGTTGCATCAATGACCGTTAATTTCCCTGCAGCAAGCCGCTTCGCAGCGATGAAACGCAGCACTTCAAACGCATCATCCGTTGCCGTCTGGTCGGTCTCATCGTCTGAGACAAGTCCTCGGCAGAAATCGGAAGAAAGGATTTCGGTCGGTTTAAAATGCTTACGTGCAAAGGTGGACTTACCCGATCCTGAAGGTCCAATGAGAAGGACAAGTGAGGGTTCAGGAATATTCATTTTTTACTTTTCCTTGCGGTTCGGTCAGGGGGCTTGGTAAAAGACGCGCCTTTCCGTAGAATCGCCCTCCATTTCATTACGGGCTTGCGGCTCTGAATCTTGAGAAGCATCGCACATTTTTTATTTTTCCTTGTGGTCTCGGGTAAAGACCGCCATCTGCGTCGGCGATCCAACGTCTTCAG is from Candidatus Poribacteria bacterium and encodes:
- a CDS encoding polynucleotide kinase-phosphatase gives rise to the protein MNIPEPSLVLLIGPSGSGKSTFARKHFKPTEILSSDFCRGLVSDDETDQTATDDAFEVLRFIAAKRLAAGKLTVIDATNVQVEARKPLVALAREYHYLTVAIVFNMPTKLCQERNEARPDRDLKPHVVRQQSQQLRRSLRNLKREGFRHFTYVMSTPEAVKAACVERQPLWVNRTDDQGPFDIIGDIHGCFDELVELLTELGYEISTQPEGETVVQPPQGRKAIFVGDFVDRGPKVAEVLRLVMGMQKSGTAICVPGNHDVKLVRALRGKNVNPTHGLAESLSQLEKESTEFKTQIVEFLDSLVSHYVLDNGKLVVAHAGMKAELQGRASGRVREFALYGETTGETDDFGLPIRVDWADEYRGTAMVVYGHTPVAELQWVNRTINIDTGCVFGGKLTALRYPERELVSIPARQTYYEPTKPLLVGGNSDSRLRTAETQHSGDILDIDDVLGKRIISTRLHNNVTIREENTITALEVISRFAVDPKWLIYLPPTMSPTETTNIPSLLEHPTEAFTYYRKQGVSNVIWEEKHMGSRAVVIVCKDPETAKKRFGIADETFGICYTRTGRRFFDDVAIETELLRQVKTAVDKVNYWEVLNTDWICLDCELMPWSVKAQELLRQQYAPVGTSARVALGEAVASLETAAERGVDVDSMLNDYRQRADAVAGYVKAYQQYCWQVQSIADLKLAPFHLLATEGTVYFDKDHLWHMEMLSKLCRSSEDDLLFATSYGMVDLTNDTSQTEAIHRWEKLTEQGGEGTVIKPLDFIAQSKRGLIQPAVKCRGREYLRIIYGPEYTLPQNLERLRSRGLSHKRSLALREFALGVEALERFVRREPMSYVHECVFGILALESEAVDPRL